AATGAACTTCTTTTTTCCATAACTTCGTTTGGTCCAGCCGAGAGTACTCAGTTCCAAATGCCGCAACTGACGTGAAGCCGCCGGACGTTACAGGCAATTGCTCCGTGTCCGAAATGACGATTTTCGTAATTGAATGGCTAGGCTTGTGTAATCACAAATTAACTTCTCTCCTATTTTTCAAAGAGCAACTTTGTGGCTCAGCTTTGAAACCTTGGCCGGGATTTTCTGATCTCCATTTACTTTTCTTCTTGCCGAGAAATCTCTGCGAAGCTCAATTGGGTTGTATTGCTGCTTAAGTCTTTGTCAAGTTCTTTGTCTTGAAAAATGCTGAAAATTTCCTTTTCAAAATTCTAAACTTTAACCTGGATCTCAAAAAAACTATCGCGGTAGAAATTCTTTGTGGTTACTTTGCGTGATTTTGCGCCTGTGTCGCAACAGCCTGTAACAGCGGCTTCACGCAATTGTTGCTTCCTTTGTAAAATGAACTTCTTTTTTCCATAACTTCGTTTTGTCCAGCCGAGAGTACTCAGTTCCAAATGCCGCAACTGACGTGAAGCCGCCGGACGTTATGCGTGATTTTTGTTGTGTTGAAAGTTGGAGCTCCGCTCCTATTTGGTTTTGGGTGATTGGCTTGTGACTACATACGTTTACGTTGTCTTGGGATCTATATTAAAACCAACGCATAACAGCGGTTTCACGCAATTGCTACTTCCCTTGTAAAATGAAACATCTTTTTCCATAACTTCGTTTTGTCTCGCCGAGAGTACTCAGTTCCAAATGCCGCAACTGACGTGAAGCCGCCGGACGTTAGCAGCAAGCTTAAAAAAAACATGAGCGTAGAAAGAGATCACATGATAGATTCTTTAAATAGAATTTTTATTCCGGAATTGAGAAAAATAAATTTCTCTGGTAGTTTTCCGCATTTTAGACGAACTGAAGGTGACATAACTAACTTATTAACTTTTCAATTTGATAGACATGGTGGTGGATTTGTAATTGAACTTGCAAATTATAAAGGCAGAGAATACAAAACTCATTGGGGTAAAATTATTGAGCTTAAAAAATTAACGGCACATGATTTAAATACCAGGCAGAGAATTTATCAAGATTCGGAATTTGAAGAAAACAGTACAGATTCTTGGTTTAGATATGATAAAAAAAGTCTCTTCAGTTTTGGGAATAAATTTGACAAACTTGCTAATAAAGTAATTGAAAGAATTCCGATAATGGAGAGATATTGGTCCGAAATTGAATAGCAAAGCCTGCTGCTAACAGCGGTTTCACGCAATTGCTGCTTCCTTTGTAAAATGAATCACCTTTTTCCATAACTTCGTTCTGTCCACGCCGAGAGTACTCAGTTCCAAAAGCCGCAACTGACGTGAAGCCGCCGGACGTTATATGACACAGCACCCAAAAATAACTTATAAAGTATGATGAAAATTCTCTTAGTAACAGTTTTATTTAGTTCTTGTTGCATAGCACAGACCAATCGTAAGGCTTTTAAATTAGAAATTGCTGCAAACGAAACCCAACAATATGTTTCTGACATCGACGAAAGTCCTTATTTTGTAAAAGATAAAGTTTTACAAATTTACTGCGGTGAATCAGTTTTTATTGAATGCGAAATAACTGCCGATTCAATCTCCTCAATGAAAGTCGTTGAAAAGAATGTCAATCCCAAAAAAACCATTGAAATCAAATTTCATCAAGAAAATGAGGATCGTAAAAATATTATTTCAATGCTTGAAGTAAAAAATCCTTTCAACAAAGATCTTATTTACGAAGCAATAATGCTTACTCCCGCAAGTAAAAAGTGGAATTCAACTTCAATAATTCCGGTAAGAGCAAATTTAGTGAGTTTTGAAACTTGGCCACATCCTATTATATCATTAGCCTTAATGAATTGGCAATTTAAAAAAGCATAGCTGCGTCATATAACAGCGGTTTCACGCAATTGCTACTCTTCTTGTAAAATGAACGTGGTTTTTCCATAACTTCGTTCTGTCCAGCCGAGAGTACTCAGTTCCAAATGCCGCAACTGACGTGAAGCCGCCGGACGTTAGCGGTAATAATTAAAAAATGACCGAAAATCATTCTCAATAACGAATATGCTAAAAAGTTGATTTTTATAAAATACCCTTAAAGATGAAAGATTTCATTTTAAAAACATGGATTTTGATTTGCTTCATAAGAAATAAGCAAACTTTACCAACAAAATCAAAAATATCTAATCCTAAAATGGAATACGAAATGATGTCTGGAGCATTTATTTGGGAAGATGAAGGATTATGGGATCTTAAAAATCATCACTTAAAAGATGCTTTTAAATACGTTATAAGTCATAGAATGAATTTAGTTGTCAATCCTGAAAATTATGTCGGAGCTATGCGCTCTAAAAGTTTTGATAAAAATATTTTTGAAATGGCAAAAAAATATTTCCCAAATTGGATTGGATTTGAAAAATCTAGGTGTTCTTACAATTCTAAACTTGAAGATAGAATACTTAGAATAAAAAAAGTTGAAAAATGGAAGTTTGAAAAAATGATTAATAATTAATGCAATATATCGGAAAAGGCACTTGCAAAAATATTACTACCGCTAACAGCGGTTTCACGCAATTGCTGCTTTCCTTGTAAAATGAACGTGCTTTTTCCATAACTTCGTTCTGTCCAGCCGAGAGTACTCAGTTCCAAATGCCGCAACTGACGTGAAGCCGCCGGACGTTAGCGGTAATTTTAGCCGCGCAGGATTCTAAAACCACGTATGAAAAAAGCACTAAAAATAGTATTGATCATGATTACTTTAGTAATCATAGGGTTTATTGCTTTTTGGGCATTAGTTTTCTATGATATGAATCCATGTGGAAATAAAGTTGCAAGTACATTTTTTTC
The nucleotide sequence above comes from Flavobacterium magnum. Encoded proteins:
- a CDS encoding DUF4304 domain-containing protein, whose protein sequence is MSVERDHMIDSLNRIFIPELRKINFSGSFPHFRRTEGDITNLLTFQFDRHGGGFVIELANYKGREYKTHWGKIIELKKLTAHDLNTRQRIYQDSEFEENSTDSWFRYDKKSLFSFGNKFDKLANKVIERIPIMERYWSEIE